A window of the Euzebya pacifica genome harbors these coding sequences:
- a CDS encoding DNA topoisomerase IB: MGLTYVAEDLPGITRVRRGKGFSFHGPDGRLLNGSERERVLSLAVPPAWREVWICPTPDGHVQARGLDDAERRQYRYHDRWTEGRRMANFDRLRGMGDRLAPLRRELDALLLDGTDPVRQATAAMVRLVDSGMARIGGPRSVQEHGHFGVSTLQRDHVDVRDRQVTLTYPGKSGVQREVHVADELLAEVLDQLELASDTLFHVHAEGELHRLSAADANALLAELTAGWMTCKDFRTWGGSAVALEAMVVPILAGEQPDPVAAVDAAAGKLGNTRAVARSSYVHPSVLEADPELLVDTWKASRSSTRFDRRERALVKLLEATPPLLDAWINRPEEPAAP, from the coding sequence GTGGGCCTCACCTACGTGGCGGAGGACCTGCCGGGTATCACCCGTGTCCGCCGGGGCAAGGGGTTCAGCTTCCACGGACCGGACGGCAGGCTGCTCAACGGTTCGGAGCGCGAGCGGGTCCTGTCCCTCGCCGTGCCTCCCGCGTGGCGAGAGGTGTGGATCTGCCCGACCCCCGACGGCCACGTCCAGGCGCGCGGACTCGACGACGCCGAACGGCGCCAGTACCGCTACCACGACCGCTGGACCGAGGGCCGGCGCATGGCCAACTTCGACCGCCTGCGCGGCATGGGCGACAGGCTCGCCCCGCTCCGGCGCGAGCTCGACGCCCTGCTGCTGGACGGAACGGATCCGGTCAGGCAGGCCACCGCGGCGATGGTCCGCCTCGTGGACAGCGGCATGGCCCGCATCGGGGGCCCGCGGTCGGTGCAGGAGCACGGCCACTTCGGCGTCTCCACGCTGCAGCGCGACCACGTCGACGTCCGCGACCGACAGGTCACCCTGACCTACCCGGGCAAGTCGGGTGTGCAGCGCGAGGTGCACGTCGCCGACGAGCTGCTGGCGGAGGTGCTCGACCAGCTCGAGCTCGCCTCCGACACCCTCTTCCACGTCCACGCCGAAGGCGAGCTGCACCGCTTGAGCGCTGCCGACGCCAACGCCCTGCTGGCCGAGCTGACCGCCGGCTGGATGACGTGCAAGGACTTCCGCACGTGGGGTGGCAGCGCCGTGGCGCTCGAGGCGATGGTCGTGCCGATCCTGGCGGGGGAGCAGCCCGATCCGGTTGCCGCCGTCGATGCTGCGGCGGGGAAGCTGGGCAACACCCGGGCGGTCGCCCGATCCAGCTACGTCCACCCAAGCGTGCTCGAGGCCGACCCCGAGCTGCTGGTCGACACGTGGAAGGCATCCCGCTCCTCCACCCGCTTCGACCGTCGCGAACGGGCCCTGGTCAAGCTGCTGGAGGCCACCCCGCCGCTGCTGGACGCCTGGATCAACCGCCCGGAGGAACCGGCGGCACCGTAG
- a CDS encoding NAD-dependent succinate-semialdehyde dehydrogenase, which translates to MTTTNPADGTTIAEYARHDDGEVEARLARSWTRFTHDWRTRPLDDRTDLLERLADVLDDRTDELARLMTAEMGKPIRAARSEVEKCAWLCRHYAETAETYLAGRSIQTDAAKSYVRYDPMGPILAVMPWNFPLWQVFRFLVPNVVGGNTCLLRHASNVTGTALEIERMVAEAGGPDGLFTTLLCDHDTVESIIGDRRVRGVTLTGSDVAGRAVAAAAGRNLKPSVMELGGSDPFIVLDDADLDLAAQLAVDSRYLNSGQSCINAKRLIVAESRYEDFLDALVQRVKGLVVGDPTEESTDIGPLASEGHRDTVADQVHRTLVHRNGGEALVGATMIDGPGAFYAPTVIRDVNPEAPAASEEVFGPVSAVMSAADDDVAVALANATRFGLGAAIITGDDERGEAVAAQIDAGMVFVNQLVKSDPRLPFGGVKDSGYGRELSQEGAVAFLNTKLVWVD; encoded by the coding sequence ATCACCACGACCAACCCCGCCGATGGCACGACGATCGCCGAGTACGCTCGCCACGACGACGGCGAGGTGGAGGCACGCCTCGCACGGTCCTGGACCCGCTTCACCCACGACTGGCGCACGCGTCCCCTGGACGACCGCACCGACCTGCTCGAGCGGCTGGCCGACGTGCTCGACGACCGGACCGACGAGCTCGCACGGCTGATGACCGCCGAGATGGGCAAACCGATCCGGGCAGCCCGCAGCGAGGTGGAGAAGTGCGCGTGGCTGTGCCGTCACTACGCCGAGACGGCCGAGACCTACCTGGCAGGCCGCTCGATCCAGACCGACGCCGCGAAGTCCTACGTTCGCTACGACCCGATGGGCCCGATCCTGGCCGTCATGCCGTGGAACTTCCCGCTGTGGCAGGTCTTCCGGTTCCTCGTGCCCAACGTCGTCGGCGGCAACACCTGCCTGCTCCGCCACGCATCCAACGTGACCGGGACGGCGCTGGAGATCGAACGGATGGTGGCCGAGGCGGGCGGCCCCGACGGACTGTTCACCACGTTGCTGTGCGACCACGACACCGTCGAGTCGATCATCGGGGACCGCCGCGTGCGTGGCGTGACCCTCACCGGATCCGACGTCGCGGGCCGTGCCGTCGCCGCTGCCGCCGGACGCAACCTGAAGCCGTCGGTCATGGAGCTCGGTGGTTCCGACCCCTTCATCGTCCTCGACGACGCCGACCTCGACCTGGCCGCCCAGCTGGCCGTGGACAGCCGCTACCTGAACTCCGGACAGAGCTGCATCAACGCCAAGCGGCTGATCGTGGCGGAGTCCCGCTACGAGGACTTCCTCGACGCCCTGGTCCAGCGGGTCAAGGGGCTGGTCGTCGGCGACCCGACCGAGGAGTCCACCGACATCGGCCCCCTCGCGTCGGAGGGACATCGCGACACCGTGGCCGACCAGGTGCACCGCACCCTCGTGCACCGCAACGGTGGCGAGGCGCTCGTGGGTGCCACCATGATCGACGGGCCGGGCGCCTTCTACGCCCCCACCGTCATCCGCGACGTGAACCCCGAGGCGCCCGCCGCATCGGAGGAGGTCTTCGGTCCGGTTTCGGCCGTCATGTCCGCCGCGGACGACGACGTCGCCGTGGCGCTGGCCAACGCCACCAGGTTCGGGCTCGGTGCCGCCATCATCACCGGCGACGACGAACGCGGCGAGGCCGTCGCCGCCCAGATCGACGCCGGCATGGTGTTCGTCAACCAGCTGGTCAAGTCCGACCCGCGGCTGCCCTTCGGTGGCGTCAAGGACTCCGGCTACGGCCGTGAGCTCTCCCAGGAGGGGGCAGTGGCGTTCCTCAACACCAAGCTGGTCTGGGTCGACTGA
- a CDS encoding enoyl-CoA hydratase/isomerase family protein produces the protein MDETTSDLQPYAEFESLRFSRPKQGLLEIVMSTPGRLNAAGHDMHRDLANVWRAIDRDPATKVAIIRGEGKAFSSGGDLDLVTDMANDFETRVRVLKEARDLVYEVINCSKPIISAMHGVAVGAGLVAGVLADVSIATRDCRIIDGHTKLGVAAGDHAAIIWPLLIGMAKAKYYLLTCRPMTGEDAERMGLISLVVDDEETLHAEALDVARTLRDGSQSAIRWTKYSLNQWLRQAGPTFDTSLALEFMGFAGPDVHEGVAAIKEKRPPRFTGPASE, from the coding sequence ATGGACGAGACGACCAGCGACCTGCAGCCCTACGCCGAGTTCGAGAGCCTCCGGTTCTCCCGTCCGAAGCAGGGCCTGCTCGAGATCGTCATGTCGACGCCGGGTCGGCTGAACGCCGCGGGCCACGACATGCACCGCGACCTCGCCAACGTGTGGCGGGCCATCGACCGCGACCCGGCGACGAAGGTCGCGATCATCCGCGGCGAGGGCAAGGCGTTCTCCTCCGGCGGCGACCTCGACCTCGTGACCGACATGGCCAACGACTTCGAGACCCGCGTCCGCGTGCTCAAGGAGGCCCGCGACCTGGTCTACGAGGTCATCAACTGCAGCAAGCCGATCATCTCCGCGATGCACGGTGTCGCCGTGGGTGCCGGCCTCGTCGCGGGTGTCCTGGCCGACGTGTCCATCGCGACGAGGGACTGCCGGATCATCGACGGCCACACCAAGCTCGGCGTTGCCGCCGGCGACCACGCCGCCATCATCTGGCCACTGCTGATCGGCATGGCCAAGGCCAAGTACTACCTGCTGACCTGCCGCCCGATGACCGGCGAGGACGCCGAGCGCATGGGCCTGATCAGCCTCGTCGTGGACGACGAGGAGACCCTGCACGCCGAGGCCCTCGACGTCGCGCGCACCCTCCGCGACGGCAGCCAGAGCGCCATCCGCTGGACCAAGTACTCCCTCAACCAGTGGCTCCGCCAGGCCGGCCCGACGTTCGACACCTCCCTCGCCCTGGAGTTCATGGGCTTCGCCGGTCCGGACGTCCACGAGGGCGTCGCCGCGATCAAGGAGAAGCGTCCGCCACGCTTCACCGGGCCGGCGTCGGAATGA
- the aceE gene encoding pyruvate dehydrogenase (acetyl-transferring), homodimeric type, with the protein MSETANPQGDPQRIITDGMPTQLPDMDPAETQEWVDSLDAVVEHHGRERARYLMLRLLERSREAGVGVPALRSTDYINTIPPSREPDFPGDEDIERRIRAYVRWNAAVMVTRAQRPGVGVGGHIATYASAASLYEVGFNHFFRGREHEGGGDQLFIQGHGSPGIYSRAFLEGRLTTEELDLFRQESQPGGLSSYPHPRLMPEFWEFPTVSMGLGSLGSIYQARFNRYLHNRGFSDTSQQRVWAFVGDGEMDEPEAQGALTVAAREELDNLVWVVNCNLQRLDGPVRGNGKIIQELESLFRGAGWNVIKVVWGRKWDQLLSLDVNGALVERMNNTPDGQFQTYTTKDGDYIREHFFNSPELKRILGESGLTEADLPVLDRGGHDYRKVYAAYKAATEHTGQPTVILAKTIKGWTLGPDFEARNATHQMKKLTRKALKGFRDRIGLDIPDSELEGDLPPYHHPGKDSEEVEYLMERRAELGGPIPTRKVQYQGIDLPEHDAYGELKKGSGKSEVATTMAFVRLLKDLFKHPELGPRIVPIIPDEARTFGMDTMFSTEKIYSPHGQNYESVDKAMLLSYQEATDGQILHEGITEAGSMASFAAVGSSYATHGQPMLPIYIFYSMFGFQRTADSIWQAADQRSRGFLIGATAGRTTLNGEGLQHQDGHSPLYALTNPAVEAFDPSFAFEVATITEAGINRMFGDEPEDVIYYVTVYNEPTTQPAIPEGLDEEEILDGIYRYATYEDERSHRVQLLSSGSAMKETLRAQQMLGEEWDVAADIWSVPGWVQLHRDGVDCMTTNRDHPTAEPRVPLMTRKLEASRGGPFIAVTDYQKALPGLVEPFVPGRFAILGTDGFGRSDTREALRRIFRIDAESIVVAALYELSLAGEVKAELAAEAIERYGIDPDLRVWDELHTHR; encoded by the coding sequence ATGAGCGAGACCGCGAACCCGCAGGGCGACCCCCAGCGCATCATCACCGACGGCATGCCCACCCAGCTGCCCGACATGGATCCCGCCGAGACCCAGGAGTGGGTCGACTCTCTCGACGCCGTGGTGGAACACCACGGCCGCGAGCGGGCCAGGTACCTGATGCTGCGACTGCTCGAGCGCTCCAGGGAGGCCGGCGTCGGCGTCCCGGCGTTGCGATCGACGGACTACATCAACACCATCCCGCCGTCACGCGAGCCCGACTTCCCCGGCGACGAGGACATCGAGCGCCGCATCCGCGCCTACGTGCGCTGGAACGCGGCGGTCATGGTCACCCGCGCCCAGCGTCCCGGTGTGGGCGTCGGCGGGCACATCGCCACCTACGCCTCGGCCGCCAGCCTCTACGAAGTCGGCTTCAACCACTTCTTCCGGGGCCGCGAGCACGAGGGCGGCGGTGACCAGCTGTTCATCCAGGGCCACGGCTCACCGGGCATCTACTCCCGGGCCTTCCTCGAGGGTCGCCTGACCACCGAGGAGCTGGACCTGTTCCGCCAGGAGTCCCAGCCGGGCGGGCTGTCCAGCTACCCCCACCCGCGACTCATGCCGGAGTTCTGGGAGTTCCCGACCGTCTCCATGGGCCTGGGTTCGCTGGGGTCGATCTACCAGGCGCGCTTCAACCGGTACCTGCACAACCGCGGCTTCTCCGACACCTCCCAGCAGCGTGTCTGGGCGTTCGTCGGCGACGGCGAGATGGACGAGCCCGAGGCGCAGGGTGCCCTGACCGTCGCGGCCCGCGAGGAGCTCGACAACCTCGTCTGGGTCGTCAACTGCAACCTGCAGCGCCTCGACGGCCCCGTCCGGGGCAACGGCAAGATCATCCAGGAGCTCGAGAGCCTGTTCCGTGGGGCCGGATGGAACGTCATCAAGGTCGTGTGGGGCCGCAAGTGGGACCAGCTGCTGTCCCTCGACGTCAACGGTGCGCTGGTCGAGCGCATGAACAACACCCCCGACGGGCAGTTCCAGACCTACACCACCAAGGACGGCGACTACATCCGTGAGCACTTCTTCAACTCCCCGGAGCTGAAGCGGATCCTCGGCGAGTCCGGCCTGACCGAAGCAGACCTGCCGGTCCTCGACCGTGGTGGCCACGACTACCGCAAGGTCTACGCCGCCTACAAGGCGGCGACCGAGCACACCGGCCAGCCGACCGTGATCCTGGCCAAGACCATCAAGGGCTGGACGCTGGGCCCCGACTTCGAAGCCCGCAACGCCACCCACCAGATGAAGAAGCTGACCCGCAAGGCCCTGAAGGGCTTCCGGGACCGCATCGGGCTGGACATCCCCGACAGCGAGCTCGAGGGTGACCTGCCGCCCTACCACCACCCCGGCAAGGACTCCGAAGAGGTCGAGTACCTCATGGAGCGCCGCGCAGAGCTCGGCGGCCCCATCCCGACCCGCAAGGTCCAGTACCAGGGCATCGACCTGCCCGAGCACGACGCCTACGGCGAGCTGAAGAAGGGCAGCGGCAAGAGCGAGGTCGCCACGACGATGGCGTTCGTCCGGCTGCTCAAGGACCTGTTCAAGCACCCCGAGCTCGGCCCGCGCATCGTGCCGATCATCCCCGACGAGGCTCGGACGTTCGGCATGGACACGATGTTCTCCACGGAGAAGATCTACTCGCCGCACGGCCAGAACTACGAGTCGGTCGACAAGGCCATGCTGCTGTCCTACCAGGAGGCCACCGACGGCCAGATCCTGCACGAGGGCATCACCGAGGCCGGCTCGATGGCCAGCTTCGCCGCGGTGGGCTCCTCCTACGCCACCCACGGCCAGCCGATGCTGCCGATCTACATCTTCTACTCGATGTTCGGCTTCCAGCGGACCGCCGACTCCATCTGGCAGGCCGCCGACCAGCGCTCTCGTGGCTTCCTGATCGGCGCCACCGCCGGACGGACCACCCTCAACGGCGAGGGCCTGCAGCACCAGGACGGCCACTCGCCGCTGTACGCGCTGACCAACCCCGCCGTCGAGGCCTTCGACCCGTCCTTCGCCTTCGAGGTGGCGACGATCACCGAGGCCGGGATCAACCGGATGTTCGGTGACGAACCCGAGGACGTCATCTACTACGTGACGGTCTACAACGAGCCGACGACGCAGCCGGCCATCCCCGAGGGCCTGGACGAGGAGGAGATCCTCGACGGCATCTACCGCTACGCCACCTACGAGGACGAACGCAGCCACCGCGTGCAGCTGCTGTCCAGCGGTTCGGCCATGAAGGAGACCCTCCGTGCCCAGCAGATGCTGGGGGAGGAGTGGGACGTCGCCGCCGACATCTGGTCGGTCCCCGGCTGGGTGCAGCTGCACCGCGACGGGGTGGACTGCATGACCACCAACCGCGACCACCCCACGGCCGAGCCCCGCGTGCCGCTGATGACCCGCAAGCTCGAGGCGTCACGCGGTGGTCCCTTCATCGCGGTCACCGACTACCAGAAGGCCCTCCCCGGGTTGGTCGAGCCGTTCGTCCCCGGCCGGTTCGCGATCCTCGGCACCGACGGGTTCGGCCGGTCCGACACCCGCGAGGCGCTGCGCCGGATCTTCCGCATCGACGCCGAGTCGATCGTCGTCGCCGCGCTGTACGAGCTGTCCCTCGCCGGTGAGGTCAAGGCCGAGCTGGCGGCGGAAGCCATCGAGCGGTACGGCATCGACCCCGACCTCCGCGTCTGGGACGAGCTGCACACCCACCGCTAG
- a CDS encoding proline racemase family protein, producing MSPSPAPRPRAMTVQTHDYHTGGEPFRIVTGGIPPIGGSTVLQRRAWIAEHLDHVRQLLVNEPRGHADMYGGFVVPPDDDGADLGVVFFHNEGYSTACGHGTIALATWAVESGIVPVTGDVVDVVIDVPSGRLPTRVHVRPDGTVEQVVFTNVPSFVKAHVGMEVHGIAVDVDIAFGGAFYAILPAAAVDLEVVPEQLDEIIVTCRSIKDALNASEEFVHPDIPELRDIYGVILVDELEDADDGSLRQRNVTVFADGEVDRSATGSGTSARLALLHRQGVLDAGRMLHNHSIVGSVMTGAVSAEATVGDYPAVVTHVGGQAFPTGMHTFVLRPDDPIGTGFLLR from the coding sequence GTGAGCCCCAGCCCAGCCCCCCGTCCGCGGGCCATGACGGTCCAGACCCACGACTACCACACCGGTGGCGAGCCGTTTCGCATCGTGACCGGTGGCATCCCACCGATCGGCGGCTCCACCGTGCTGCAGCGGCGTGCGTGGATCGCCGAGCACCTGGACCACGTCCGCCAGCTCCTCGTCAACGAACCGCGCGGCCATGCCGACATGTACGGCGGCTTCGTCGTGCCACCCGACGACGACGGCGCCGACCTCGGCGTGGTGTTCTTCCACAACGAGGGCTACTCCACGGCCTGTGGGCACGGCACCATCGCGCTGGCGACCTGGGCGGTGGAGAGCGGCATCGTCCCCGTCACCGGCGACGTGGTCGACGTCGTCATCGACGTGCCGTCGGGCCGTCTGCCCACCCGCGTGCACGTGCGTCCCGACGGCACCGTCGAGCAGGTCGTGTTCACCAACGTCCCCTCCTTCGTGAAGGCCCACGTCGGCATGGAGGTCCACGGCATCGCCGTCGACGTCGACATCGCCTTCGGCGGGGCGTTCTACGCGATCCTGCCCGCCGCGGCCGTGGACCTGGAGGTCGTGCCCGAACAGCTCGACGAGATCATCGTCACCTGCCGCTCCATCAAGGACGCCCTCAACGCCAGCGAGGAGTTCGTGCACCCCGACATCCCCGAGCTGCGCGACATCTACGGCGTCATCCTCGTCGACGAGCTCGAGGACGCCGATGACGGGTCGCTGCGGCAACGCAACGTGACGGTGTTCGCCGACGGCGAGGTCGACCGGTCGGCCACCGGCTCGGGCACCTCCGCCCGGCTGGCGCTCCTCCACCGGCAGGGCGTCCTGGACGCCGGCCGGATGCTGCACAACCACTCGATCGTCGGTTCGGTCATGACCGGGGCGGTCTCGGCGGAGGCGACCGTGGGCGACTACCCCGCCGTCGTCACCCATGTCGGGGGTCAGGCCTTCCCCACGGGCATGCACACCTTCGTGCTGCGGCCCGACGACCCGATCGGCACGGGCTTCCTGCTGCGCTGA
- a CDS encoding DUF6328 family protein produces the protein MSDATADSAQTADTNGSVEEQFRSLMEGLRTTLPGVEVLMAFLLVLPFQANFTDLDQFQRTAFMVAMIAAASSAVMLIAPSAHQRVRSVERGGGVARKHERHLRTAVRVALIGTILAAVAIVAALYLATSVVVGHGTAIVLAVVLGLLAAWTWFGIPVVIFDGDDGDDGDG, from the coding sequence ATGAGCGACGCTACCGCCGATTCCGCCCAGACAGCGGACACGAATGGCTCCGTGGAGGAGCAGTTCCGCTCGCTGATGGAGGGCCTGCGCACGACCCTCCCGGGGGTGGAGGTCCTCATGGCCTTCCTCCTCGTCCTGCCGTTCCAGGCCAACTTCACCGATCTCGACCAGTTCCAGCGAACGGCGTTCATGGTGGCGATGATCGCGGCGGCGTCCTCGGCGGTCATGCTCATCGCGCCCAGCGCCCACCAGCGCGTGCGTTCGGTGGAACGTGGCGGCGGGGTGGCGCGGAAGCACGAACGGCACCTGCGAACGGCCGTCCGCGTCGCCCTGATCGGCACCATCCTCGCCGCCGTCGCCATCGTCGCGGCGCTCTACCTGGCCACGTCAGTCGTCGTCGGACACGGGACGGCCATCGTGCTGGCGGTCGTCCTCGGCCTGCTGGCCGCGTGGACGTGGTTCGGCATCCCCGTGGTGATCTTCGACGGCGACGACGGCGACGACGGGGACGGCTGA
- a CDS encoding DoxX family protein: MIRHLARAMMAGIFIYGGVDALRNPASKVQAAEDAADALPDDVPFPPADDAETMVLANGAVQVVGGGLLLFNILPRPASLALAGSLVPTTIGAHRFWEAEGAERQSQLLHFLKNAAMFGGLVITAMDTQGKPGVGWRAGHLVDHAGHEAEWRVREAELLSQLARARAQGKADVARAKAHTKAAETRAAVSDINARTVAPARQAVKDTKRSVRALKATGRTTGKVVGRTLTGVAGAAGTGATMAARGVKSAVNSVRSDG; the protein is encoded by the coding sequence ATGATCCGTCATCTCGCCCGCGCCATGATGGCCGGCATCTTCATCTACGGGGGCGTCGACGCCCTCCGCAATCCCGCCTCGAAGGTGCAGGCGGCCGAGGACGCCGCGGACGCGCTCCCCGACGACGTGCCCTTCCCGCCCGCCGACGACGCCGAGACGATGGTGCTTGCCAACGGTGCGGTGCAGGTGGTCGGCGGTGGCCTGCTGCTGTTCAACATCCTCCCCCGCCCGGCGTCGCTGGCGCTGGCCGGCAGCCTCGTGCCCACCACCATCGGTGCGCACCGCTTCTGGGAGGCCGAGGGTGCCGAGCGCCAGTCCCAGCTCCTGCACTTCCTGAAGAACGCCGCGATGTTCGGTGGCCTGGTGATCACCGCCATGGACACCCAGGGCAAGCCGGGTGTCGGCTGGCGTGCCGGCCACCTCGTCGACCACGCCGGTCACGAGGCCGAGTGGCGGGTCCGCGAGGCCGAGCTGCTCAGCCAGCTGGCCCGCGCCCGCGCGCAGGGGAAGGCCGACGTCGCCCGCGCGAAGGCCCACACCAAGGCGGCCGAGACCCGCGCCGCCGTCTCCGACATCAACGCCCGCACGGTCGCGCCGGCGCGTCAGGCCGTCAAGGACACCAAGCGCAGCGTCCGCGCCCTGAAGGCAACCGGCCGCACGACCGGCAAGGTCGTGGGCAGGACCCTCACCGGCGTCGCCGGCGCCGCGGGCACCGGAGCCACGATGGCTGCCCGCGGCGTGAAGTCCGCGGTCAACTCCGTCCGAAGCGACGGCTGA
- a CDS encoding M14 family zinc carboxypeptidase, whose amino-acid sequence MRTVLLRRTGGLLTAAVLVLGLLAPAAQATPVCTDGYAGGLPLVACGGRVFPEAEHSVANIQLTPDATGFSEFVHGMEYLQQTHPRWISVFNLRDHYGDDTAVSAGPDGVRSYEDGDSGDGRDIWVVKITDHDVPDEGKLGLAFSLSVHGDEIGGREGGARVAEDLVMMAENGGEIADGVPGYESTTGQEPVFASHEVADVLAQEVIYLMHFNTDGWVAGDNTALTDPDRGFLDGTLYTRGNAMGTDLNRQMPTVGRINPSRNPLQESEMAWGVRFLEEAAAISPGGRLAYGADIHGETQSRAWSDIMYPAGQFDTIKHRQLMAIAERTKSVIDATLFEGVPNFLEDQFFGGDAGEGLEDSLPTSAADNVVPIKPARWGTVWDTLGYTDTGFIGDYLAAELAVTGMDYEIALNHADARALGRAWSVVLQENYINATRAIVTTAMAYALQQDTEFADVTIETGGGRVGYVLDPNRVTDTDADGPGRLPGPSADGVGQDGQPVAQAPYSASQVDWFTDSSGYIENGAHELQSADIAADPAYLDQFDTIVMADLDLDRGVAPEDGLGRPFDADDYWANLRGWVERGGNLVLTDRALHGLTEMDVLDDGAVVDISTYMPYANFVDGAHPLAEGLRGNARQLAEFSLIGFGIGNNASPMSIVTTSAWEAAGGHVVATTGNNTGSSDDGTRTSIGELPLGDGVVRILGGGLHRPSEDQDHRFGLKDYALTYSGLYVLENALAWDAPGLGTGPATDDAAGGAGPVPGDSTGGGSLLLVVAPLGLLAAVSRRFGRS is encoded by the coding sequence GTGCGAACCGTCCTCCTCCGCCGTACCGGCGGCCTGCTGACTGCAGCCGTCCTCGTCCTCGGCCTCCTGGCGCCTGCCGCGCAGGCCACGCCCGTGTGCACCGACGGCTACGCGGGCGGGTTGCCGCTGGTGGCCTGTGGGGGTCGGGTGTTCCCCGAGGCCGAGCACTCCGTCGCCAACATCCAGCTGACCCCGGACGCGACCGGGTTCAGCGAGTTCGTGCACGGCATGGAGTACCTGCAGCAGACCCACCCGCGCTGGATCAGCGTGTTCAACCTGCGCGACCACTACGGCGACGACACCGCCGTCAGCGCGGGCCCTGACGGCGTCCGCTCCTACGAGGACGGCGACAGCGGCGACGGACGCGACATCTGGGTGGTCAAGATCACCGACCACGACGTGCCCGACGAAGGAAAGCTCGGCCTGGCGTTCTCCCTGTCGGTCCACGGTGACGAGATCGGCGGACGCGAGGGCGGCGCCCGTGTCGCCGAGGACCTCGTGATGATGGCCGAGAACGGCGGCGAGATCGCCGATGGTGTGCCCGGCTACGAGTCGACTACTGGCCAGGAGCCCGTGTTCGCCTCCCACGAGGTCGCCGATGTCCTGGCCCAGGAGGTCATCTACCTGATGCACTTCAACACCGATGGCTGGGTCGCCGGGGACAACACCGCCCTGACCGATCCCGACCGTGGATTCCTCGACGGGACGCTGTACACGCGCGGCAACGCGATGGGCACCGACCTGAACCGTCAGATGCCGACGGTCGGCCGCATCAACCCCTCCCGCAACCCGCTGCAGGAGTCGGAGATGGCATGGGGTGTGCGCTTCCTCGAGGAGGCTGCCGCCATCAGCCCCGGTGGACGCCTGGCCTACGGCGCCGACATCCACGGCGAGACCCAGTCACGGGCCTGGTCCGACATCATGTATCCGGCCGGGCAGTTCGACACCATCAAGCACCGCCAGCTGATGGCCATCGCCGAACGCACCAAGTCCGTCATCGACGCCACCCTGTTCGAGGGCGTCCCGAACTTCCTCGAGGACCAGTTCTTCGGCGGCGACGCCGGTGAGGGCCTCGAGGACTCGCTGCCGACCAGCGCGGCTGACAACGTCGTGCCGATCAAGCCGGCCCGCTGGGGAACCGTCTGGGACACCCTGGGCTACACCGACACCGGGTTCATCGGCGACTACCTGGCTGCCGAGCTGGCCGTCACCGGCATGGACTACGAGATCGCGCTCAACCATGCCGACGCCCGTGCCCTCGGTCGCGCCTGGTCGGTCGTGCTGCAGGAGAACTACATCAACGCCACCCGGGCGATCGTGACGACGGCGATGGCCTACGCCCTGCAGCAGGACACCGAGTTCGCCGACGTCACCATCGAGACCGGCGGGGGCAGGGTCGGGTACGTGCTGGACCCCAACCGGGTGACCGACACCGACGCCGACGGCCCCGGCCGGCTGCCCGGCCCGTCCGCTGACGGCGTCGGCCAGGACGGCCAGCCGGTCGCGCAGGCGCCCTACTCCGCCTCCCAGGTCGACTGGTTCACCGACTCCTCCGGCTACATCGAGAACGGTGCCCACGAGCTCCAGTCCGCTGACATCGCTGCCGATCCCGCGTACCTCGACCAGTTCGACACCATCGTGATGGCCGACCTGGACCTCGACCGAGGCGTCGCCCCCGAGGACGGCCTCGGCCGGCCGTTCGACGCCGACGACTACTGGGCCAACCTGCGCGGTTGGGTCGAACGGGGTGGGAACCTGGTCCTCACCGACCGGGCCCTGCACGGTCTGACCGAGATGGACGTCCTCGACGACGGTGCGGTGGTCGACATCTCCACCTACATGCCCTACGCCAACTTCGTCGACGGCGCGCACCCCCTCGCGGAGGGGCTGCGCGGCAACGCCCGCCAGCTGGCGGAGTTCTCCCTCATCGGGTTCGGCATCGGCAACAACGCCTCGCCGATGAGCATCGTCACCACCAGCGCGTGGGAGGCCGCCGGCGGCCACGTCGTGGCGACCACCGGCAACAACACCGGCTCCAGCGACGACGGCACGCGCACGTCCATCGGCGAGCTGCCGCTCGGGGACGGGGTCGTCCGCATCCTCGGTGGCGGGCTGCACCGCCCGTCGGAGGATCAGGACCACCGCTTCGGCCTGAAGGACTACGCGCTGACCTACTCGGGGCTCTACGTCCTGGAGAACGCGCTCGCGTGGGACGCGCCGGGCCTCGGCACCGGGCCTGCAACCGACGACGCCGCCGGAGGGGCCGGGCCGGTGCCCGGCGACTCCACCGGCGGCGGGTCGTTGCTGCTCGTGGTGGCCCCGTTGGGCCTGTTGGCTGCGGTCAGCCGTCGCTTCGGACGGAGTTGA